In the genome of Streptomyces aquilus, the window AGGTCTGCAACAAGCCCGACGTGCGCTGTGTCTCCTTCCGGCAGCTCGCCGACTGGCTGGACGCCCAGGACCCCGAGACCCTGGCCAAGATGCGGACGCTCGGCGTCGGCGAGGCCCCGAAGCAGGGCTGGGCGTCCTTCCTCTCCAGCCGCCCGGCCCCGGCCCCGAAGGGCGTACCGGGGGCGCCGGCGGCGGGGCGGTAGGAGCCCGTCAGGCGCTCGCCACCAGGCTCTCGCCGAGCACGAACCCGGGGTCGACCTGCGCCGCCAGGTCGGCCCCGGTCCGCTCGTTGGCCCAGGCCTGGGCGTTCTTCAGGTGGAAGTGCACCATCTGGTGGGTGTAGCGCTGCCAGTCACGCAGGTCGTACGTCGCGTCGACGGCCGTGTGCAGCAGGCGCAGGGCGCGGCGGTTGGTGTCCTCCAGGAGCGCGAACCGGGGTGGCCGGCCCTTCTCCATGGCGCGCACCCAGTCCGAGTGCCCGACCGTCACGAGCAGGTCGTCCCCGACCTCGGCGCGCAGGAAGTCGAGGTCGTCCTGGCCCTGCACCTTGTTGCCGACGACTTTCAGCACGACGCCGTAGTCCTGGGCGTACTCCTTGTACTGGCGATAGACGGAGACCCCCTTCCGGGTCGGCTCGGCGACGAGGAACGTGATGTCGAAGCGGGTGAACATGCCGGAGGCGAAGGAGTCGGAGCCGGCCGTCATGTCCACCACGACGTACTCGTCACGCCCGTCCACCAGGTGGTTCAGGCACAGCTCCACCGCTCCCGTCTTGGAGTGGTAGCAGGCCACTCCGAGGTCGGCGTCGGTGAAGGGCCCGGTGACCATCAAACGGACGGTGTCGCCGTCGAGTTCCACCGGCCGGGCGCAGGCGTCGTAGACCGGGTTGTCCTCGCGCACCCGCAGCAGGCGGGAGCCGTCGCCGGGCGGTGTGGTCTTGATCATCGTCTCGGCGGAGGCGATGCGCGGGTTGTCGCCGCGCAGGTACTCCTTGATCAGCTTCAGCCGCTCGCCCATCGCGGGCAGTGCGGCGGCCTCCGCCTCGTCGAGGCCGAGGGCGGCGCCTAGGTGCTGGTTGATGTCGGCGTCGACCGCGACCACCGGCCGCCCGGTCGTGGCGAGATGCCGGATGAACAGGGAGGACAGGGTGGTCTTGCCGCTGCCGCCCTTCCCGACGAAAGCAATTTTCATGTTCACGAAGGGTAGTGGCGTAGTAGCTTTATGTGGCAGGTGTGCGTGAAGAAGACCACTCCATCGTGGGGTCCGGGCCGCCGTTGCGTAGTGTCGTACTCATGAGTACGACAGGCGCGACCGCCGACCCGCTCGCGGCCCTGGGCTCGCTGCCCGGTGTGGCCGACTCCGTGGAGTCCGTGCGCAAGGCCGTGGACCGGGTCTACGGGCACCGGATCATGCGGCGCCGCAGCAATACGGTCACCGGCGAGGCCGCGCTGCGCGGCTCCCGCGGCTCCGCGGCGCTGTCCGGCGCCGACTGGGCGCTCGAAGAGGTGCGCCGCCGCTCCGACTTCAGCGGGGACGACGAGGCGCGCGTGATGGGCGCCGCGCTCAGGCTGACCGCCGAGGCGGGCCAACTCCTGTCCATCTGGCGGCAGTCACCGCTCCGTGTCCTGGCCCGGCTGCACCTGGTGGCCGCGGCGAGCAACGGCGACGAGGTCGGGCGTCCGCGCCGGGAGGGCGAACCGGTCGACGAGCCGCTGATCGAACTGCCGCTGCCGAGCGCGGCGGAGGTCAACGGCCGCCTGGAGGGCCTGTCCGAGCTCATCATCGCGGGCAGTTCCGCCCCTGCGCTGGTGACGGCGGCCGTCGTGCACGGTGAACTCCTCGCGCTGCGGCCCTTCACCTCCCGCAACGGCCTCGTCGCGCGCGCGGCCGAGCGCATCGTCCTGATCGGCAGCGGTCTCGACCCCAAGTCCGTCTGCCCGGCCGAGGTCGGCCACGCGGAACTGGGTCGGGCGGCCTACCTGGCGGCCCTCGAAGGCTATGTCTCCGGCACTCCGGAGGGGATGGCCGCCTGGATCGCCCACTGCGGCAAGGCGGTCGAACTCGGTGTGCGCGAGTCGACGGCGGTGTGCGAGGCGTTGCAGCGCGGGGCGGCGTAGGAAGTCCGGAAAGAAGTCCCGGAACAGGGTTGCGGCGGTACGAGGACTCGTACCGCCGCTGGCATGCTCACCGGGTTACCAAGCGTCCTCGATATGTTGCCCATCAGGTCGGGAGCTTTGCCCGTCACCTGGTGCGGCTGGCCCGTAATCGACGGGTCGACGTCGCGTGGGTGCCCAGTGTTCATGCGCGGTCCGTGGGGCCAAATGCGTTATTAAGGTGATCCTCTCGGATGTCCTTGGTCTCGCGGGCCGTTAACCCCTTTGTACTCCAGCACCCGGGCAAGCGGAAGCCCTGGCTGCGGTTCTTTACTTTTACTCTCAAACAGGTATTAAACCGGCAAGCGCATGTCAGAGCGCTGTCGCCCGGCGCCGGCTCGCGTACCAGACGAGGCCCGCGGTGGCGGCCGCGGCCCCTATGGCGGCCGCCGCGACCAGTGCCGGACGGGGCGGCACGGAGAACGCGGGGAAGCGCTGCTTGAGCCGGACCGGACGGTGGAAATCGAGAATCGGCCACCCGCGCGCGAGCGCCTCACGACGCAGCGCACGGTCCGGGTTCACGGCGTGCGGATGGCCGACCGACTGGAGCATCGGCAGATCGGTCGCCGAGTCGCTGTAGGCATAGCAGCGCTCCAGGTCGTACCCCTCGGACTCGGCCAGCTCCTTGATCGCCTCGGCCTTCGTCGGGCCGTAGGCGTAGTACTCCACCTCGCCGGTGAAGCAGCCGTCCTCGCCGACCACCATCCGGGTCGCCACCACCCGGTCCGCGCCGAGGAGTTCACCGATCGGCTCGACGACCTCCGCGCCCGACGTGGACACGATCACGACGTCGCGGCCGGCCCGGTGGTGCTCCTCGATGAGGGAGGCGGCCTCGTCGTAGATGATCGGGTCGATCAGGTCGTGCAGGGTCTCGGCGACGATCTCCTTCACCTGCTGGACGTTCCAGCCGCGCACGAGCTGGGAGAGGTACTCGCGGGTCCGCTCCATCTGGTCGTGGTCCATGCCGCCGACGAGGAAGACGAACTGGGCGTACGCGGTACGCACCGCGGCCCTGCGGTTGATCAGCCCGCCTTGGTAGAACGACTTGCTGAACGTGAGCGTGCTCGACTTCGCAATGACCGTCTTGTCCAGGTCAAAGAAGGCCGCTGTGCGGGGCAAGGAGTGGTTTTCCACGACCCCGAGCATAGGCGCAGCCCATTCGGCGTAAGGTGTGGCGCGTGGGTTTGCCTGAGAGGGCTCTCGGGTACACCATGGAAGTCACGGATCGTTCGCGACCGTGCTAACCCGGCCCGGCTCCTCCCCCCCCGAGTCGGCCGTGGAGACGACCCCCACTCTCCCCCCCGGTGGGGGTCGTCGCATGTCCGGGTGGGTTTTCTCTTCTTCACAGGCGGCAGGACCGCCGCACCGAGGCGGCTTCGGCCGCCTCTTCCGCATGCCCGTGATCCGTCACCGTCCGTAGTTGTAGCGCTGCTCTGCGGAAGTCGCACAGAGGTCGGTACGAGTCGGTGCACAGCTCACCGGTTTGGGTGACGGACACATTCACAACGGTCGAGTTGTCCACAGATATCGACCAAGATCCACTTCATTTCCCGCTGCGTTGCACCGTGATTCCAGCGCGGCCCGCCGACGCCGATCCGATGGCCGGATCCGGTTAGTCGGGCGCGTTTGGCCGGTTCCTATCGGCCGTTCATATGGAGGCCGGTTGCCGGTTCTTCACACGTTCGGGAATCGCGAGGCCCTTGATGCCCTCGCGGGATGCAGCGAAGGGGGATGGAAAGCGTGACCGCAGCCGTCACACACGATCCGCCGTCCGGCGCCGGAGGGCGCCAGAGCGGACCGTTGATCATCACCGAGGACCCCGGGCTCCTCGACGACCTGCTCCGGCTCTGCGCGGCGGCCGGCGCCACACCCGAGGTGCACCCTGGGGTGCCCGAGCCGAGGGACCGATGGGAGGCCGCACCGCTCGTCCTGGTCGGCGACGACGCCGTACGACGGGTGCGGGGCGCCGCGCGCAGAGGCGGGGTGGTGCTCGTCGGCACGGACCAGGACGACTCCGGGGTGTGGCGCCGGGCCGTCGAGATCGGCGCCGACCACGTCCTGATGCTGCCCGACGGCGAGCAGTGGCTCGTCGACCGGATCGCCGACGTCGCCGAGGGCGTCGGCCGGCCCGCCCTCACCGTCGGCGTCATCGGCGGCCGGGGCGGGGCCGGGGCCTCCACGCTCGCCTGTGCGCTCGCCGTCACCTCCGCGCGGGAGGGACTGCGCACCCTGCTCGTGGACGCCGATCCGCTGGGCGGCGGACTCGACGTACTGCTCGGCGGGGAGACCGCCGACGGGCTGCGCTGGCCGGCGTTCGCCGCCTCGCGCGGCAGGGTCGGCGGCGGCGCCCTGGAGGAGTCGCTCCCCGAACTGCACTCCCTGCGGGTGCTCAGCTGGGACCGCGGCGACTGCGTCGCCGTCCCGCCGCAGGCCGTCCGCGCGGTGCTGGCCGCGGCCCGACGCCGGGGCGGCACCGTCGTCGTCGACCTGCCCCGCCGTATCGACGGCGGCGTGGCCGAGACGCTGGCCCAGCTCGACCTCGGCATCCTCGTCGTCCCCGCCGAGCTGCGGGCCGTCGCGGCGGCAGGACGGGTGGCCTCCGCGGTCGGGATGGTCGTACGCGACCTGCGGGTGGCCGTACGGGGCCCGTACGCGCCCGGACTCGACGACCGCGAGGTGGCACGCCTGCTGGGCCTGCCCCTGGTGGGCGAGGTACCGGTCGAGGCGGGCCTGCTGCGACCGCACGAGACCAGGACACCGCCCGGCGCCGGGAGGGGGCCGCTGACGCGGTTCTGCAAGGAGTTCTGGGAGCGGGCACTGGTGGAGGCGGCATGACCACGGTGCTGGAGGACGAGGGGGCACGCGCGCGTGGCGGGCTGGGTGGCGCGGGGGCGGGGCCGGGTGTGGTCGGGGGTGCGCGTGGTGGCGCGGACGCGGGGCCGGGTGTGTTCGGCCGTGTGCGGGGCGGTGCGGGTGCCTTTGGCGGTGCACGGCGTGGCGAGGGTGCCTTTGACGGTGCACGGCGTGGCGAGGGCCTGGCTCCGGAGGCGTCCGGCGGGGTGCGGGGTGATGGGGGCCCGGCTCCCGGGCGGTTCGGAAGCGTGCAGGTCGGGGCCGACATGGCTCCGGAGCTTCTCGACGGTGTGCGGCAGTGGCTTGCCGAGAGTGGGGCCGAACCGACGCCCGCGCGTGTGGCGCAGGCGCTGCGTGAGCAGGGGCGGGTGCTCGGGGACGCCGAAGTGCTGGGCGCCGCCGCGCGGTTGCGGTCCGAGCTGGTCGGCAGCGGGCCGTTGGAGCCGCTGCTGGCCGACCCGTCCGTCACCGACGTCCTGGTGTCGGCGCCGGACCGGGTCTGGGTGGACCGGGGCGGCGGGCTGGAGCTGACCGGGGTCTGCTTCCCCGACGCCGCGGCCGTACGGCGCCTCGCGCAGCGGCTGGCCGCGGTGGCCGGGCGGCGCCTGGACGACGCGCGGCCGTGGGCGGACGCCCGGCTGCCGGACGGGACGCGGCTCCATGCGGTGCTGCCACCGGTGGCCGTCGACTGCACCTGCCTGTCGCTGCGGGTCGTGCGGCCGCGCGCGTTCACGCTCGACGAGTTGGTGGCGGCGGGCACCGTGCCGCCAGGCGGGGACCGGGTGCTGCGGGCGCTCGTCGACGCACGGCTGTCGTTCCTCATCAGCGGCGGGACCGGCAGCGGCAAGACGACGCTGCTGAGCGCGCTGCTGGGGCTGGTCGGGCCCGGGGAACGGATCGTGCTCGCCGAGGACTCGGCGGAACTGCGCCCCGACCATCCGCACGTCGTCCGGCTGGAGAGCAGACCGGCCAACCAGGAGGGCGCGGGCCTGGTCACGCTCCAGGACCTGGTGCGGCAGGCGCTGCGGATGCGGCCGGACCGGCTGGTCGTGGGCGAGGTGCGGGGGCCCGAAGTGGTGCATCTGCTGGCCGCGTTGAACACCGGCCACGAAGGCGGCTGCGGGACGGTCCACGCGAACGCCGCCGGCGATGTGCCGGCCCGCCTGGAGGCGCTCGGCACCGCCGCCGGGCTCGACCGGGCCGCGCTGCACTCCCAGGTGGCGGCCGCGTTGTCGGTGGTGCTGCACCTGGTGCGTGACCGGACCGGAAGGCGGCGGATCGCCGAGGTGCGGGTGCTGGAACGGGACCCGTCGGGGCTGGTGCGCACGGTGCCGGCGCTGCGCTGGGGCGCGGAGGGCTTCGCGTACGAGCAGGGGTGGGAGCGGCTGCGGGGGCTGCTCGGAGAGGGATGCCATGACCGGGGTGAGTGAGATGTCGGCCGGTGCCGCCGTGGCCTGTGTCGGGGCGGTCGTCTGGTTGCTGGGCGGGCCCCATGTCGGGGCTCGACGAGCGCGGCTGCTGCTCGCGGGCGGCGGTGGTGCGGTCGGGGCCGGGCCGCCCCTGTGGGGGCAACTGGGCGGCGAGATGCGGCGGTTGCGGGGGCGGCTGGGGGCCGAGTGGTGGTCGGCGGCGGCCGGGGCGGTGCTCGCGGTGCTGGGGGCCTCGGTGGTGCCGTTTGTCGTGGGGCTGGCCGGGGTGCCGTTGCTGCGGCGGGTGCGGTTGGCCCGGCGGGAGCGGCGGGCCAGGGAGCGGCGCGGGGACGCGGTCATCGCGCTGTGCGGGGTGCTCGCCGGGGAGGTGCGGGCCGGGCGTCAGCCGGGCGAGGCCCTGCTGCGGGCCGCGCGCGACTGCGACGGGCTCGGCGACGCCCAGTCGGCGGTGCTGGCGGCGGCGCGGTTCGGCGGTGACGTGCCGGACGCGCTCGCGGCGGCGGCACGGCAGCCGGGGGCCGGTGGGCTGCTGGGGCTCGCGGCGTGCTGGCGGGTCGCCGTGGACCGGGGCGCGGGGCTGGCCGCCGGCGTCGATCGGCTCGAAGCGGCGTTGCGCGCCGAGCGGGACCAACGCGCCGATCTTCGAGCCCAGTTGGCGGGCGCCCGCTCCACGGCCCTGATGCTCGCCGGCCTGCCGGTCCTGGGCCTGCTCCTCGGCACGGCCCTCGGCTCCGACCCGCTCCACGTCCTGCTCCACACAGGACCGGGGCTGGGGTGCCTGGTCGTGGGCGGGGTGCTGGAGGGACTGGGGATGTGGTGGGCGATGCGGATCGTGCGGGGAGCGGAGGCGGTGTGAGACGGGCGAGGGGTGGCGGAGGCCCGGAGGTCGGGGCGTGCGGGGAGCGGTGGCGGTGTCAGGCGGTGAGGGGTGGCGGAAGTCAGGAGCGGCGGGGGCGTGCGGGGAGCGGTGGCGGTGTGAGTCGGGTGAGGGGCCGTAGTGGCTCGGAGCAGCGGGGCGTGCGGAGGAGGGTGCTGTGAGTGCGGAAGTTGTCCACAGGCTGGGGGCAGTTGTGGGGACCCTGCTGGTTCTCGTGTGGGGCGCGAGATGGATCGAGGGGGTTCGCCGCGAGCGGGCGGTTCGGCGGCGGCTGGCCCGGCTCGTGGCGCGGGAGGCGAAGTCCGCCGGGCCGCGGGGTGACCCGCGGAAGGCCGTACGGCGGTGGCTGCCCTCGGCGGGGGTGGTGGCCGGCGGGTGGGCCCTCGTCGGGGGTGCCGCCGGGGTCGCCGTCGGGCTGGGCGTGGCCGCGGGGCTGTGGTGGTGGCGCAGGCGACAGACGGCCGCGGGCGCCGAGGAGGAGTACGACGTCGGGGAGGCCGCGCGCCAACTGCCGCTCGCGGCCGATCTGCTGGCGGCCTGTATCGCGGCCGGTGCCGGACCGGTGGTCGCGGCGCAGGCCGTGGGTGAGGCGCTGGGCGGCCCGGTCGGGGAGGGGCTCGCGCGGGGCGCGGCGGAGGTGCGGCTGGGCGGTGAACCCGGCGACGCCTGGCGGCGACTGGCCTCGATGCCGGGTGCCGGGCCCCTGGCGCGGCTGCTGGAACGGGCCGACGTGTCCGGACTGCCCGCCGCCGTCCCCGTCGCCCGGCTCGCCGCGGAGGCCCGGGCCGACTGGGCGCGCACGGCGACGGCACGGGCCCGGCGGGCCGCCGTCCTCGTGACCGCGCCGGTGGGGCTGTGTTTTCTGCCCGCGTTCATCGCGGTGGGGGTGCTGCCCATCGTGATCGGGCTGGCGGGCGCGGCCAGGGGAGGGGGTGGTGGATGACAGGGACGGGCGTGCAGCGGTTCCGGTGATCGAGAAGCAGTGAGCGACAGAGAAACAGCAGGCGACAGAGCGGATCCTTACGGGGGTTGAGATGTACAAGGTGGTACTCGCGCGGCTTCGGGCGGCGCGGAAGGACACGGGGATGGTCACCTCGGAGTACGCGATGGGGATCGTGGCGGCGGTGGCGTTCGCGGTGGTCCTCTACAAGGTGGTGACCAGCGGGGCCGTCAGCGCGGAGCTCCAGGGAATCGTGAAGCAGGCCCTCGATGCGCGGATGTGAACGGGGCCGCGCGGACCGGGGGTTCGTGACGGCGGAGTCGGCCGTGGTGCTGCCCGTGCTGGTGATGTTCGCGGCGGCACTGGTGTGGGGGCTGCTCGTGGTGGCCGCGCAGATCCAGTGCGTGGACGCGGCGCGGACGGGGGCCAGGGCCGCGGCGCGGGAGGACCCGGCCGACGCGGTCGTCGAAGTGGCCCGCGGGGCGGCGCCGCGCGGTGCGAAGGTCACGGTCAGCCGGGAGGAGACGCAGGTCCGGGTGGTGGTCGTGGCCAAGCCGCCGGTGCTGCGCGGGTTGCCGTTCGAGGTACGGGAGGAGGCTGTGGCCTCGGTGGAGGGCGGGAGATGAGCGGGCGGGGTGTGGGCCGGCGGGGTGTCGGTTCCGACCGTGGCTCCGCCACCGTGTGGAGCGTCGGTGCGATCGCCGTGCTGTGCGTGGTGTTCGGGGTCGTACTCGCCCTGGGGCAGGCCGTGGTGACCCGGCATCGTGCGGCCGGCGGCGCGGATCTGGCGGCGCTCGCGGCGGCGGACCACTGGGCGGAGGGCGGTACGGCGGCCTGCGCCCGGGCCGGCCGGGTGGCCCGGGCCCAGGGCACGCGGCTCGTGCGGTGCGCACTGGTGGGTGAGATCTCGGACGTGACGGCGGCGGCGGGGCGGGGGCCGTTCGCGGCGGAGGTCAGGGCCCGGGCGGGCCCGGCGGAACAGCCGCTTCCGGACTCGGCTCCGGTGCCGAAGGCCCCGGCGTCCGCGCAGCCTTCGGATCCACCACGGGCACCGCAGACTCCCCTGTCTCCTCCGGTTCCTCCTCCGGCGCCCCCCGCAGCAACACCGTGAGCAACCGCACCGCCCCCCTCTTGTGCAGCGGGTCGTTGCCGTTGCCGCACTTGGGGGACTGGATGCAGGACGGGCAGCCGGCGTCGCACTCGCAGGAGGCGATGGCCTCGCGGGTGGCGGTGAGCCAGGCGCGGGCGGTGTGGAAGGCGCGCTCCGCGAAGCCCGCGCCGCCGGGGTGGCCGTCGTAGACGAAGACCGTCGGCAGCAGCGTGTCGGGATGCAGGGGGATCGAGACGCCGCCGATGTCCCAGCGGTCGCAGGTCGCGAACAGGGGGAGCAGACCGATGGAGGCGTGTTCGGCGGCGTGCAGGGCGCCGCCGAGGATCTCGGGGTTGATGCGGGCCTCGTCCAACTGGTCCTCGGTGACGGTCCACCACACCGCGCGTGTGCGCAACGTACGAGGAGGGAGGTCGAGTTTCGTCTCGCCCAGGACTTCACCGGTGATGAGGCGTCTGCGGAGGAAGGAGACGACCTGGTTGGTGACCTCGACGGAGCCGTAGCACAACCGGCCCTGGCCCCAGGGGACTTCGACGTCCGTCTCCAGGACGGCGATGGCGGTGGTGTCGCGGGCCACGGTCGAGTACGGAGGGTTCGCCTCCTCCACCAGCGCCACCGAGTCCTCCAGGTCCAGGGCCCGCACCAGGTACGTGCGGCCCTGGTGGAGGTGGACGGCGCCCTCGTGGACGGTCGTGTGGGCCGCGCCCGCGTCGACCGTGCCGAGCAGGCGGCCCGTGCCGGACTCGACGATCTGCACCGGGCGGCCGCCCCCACCGCGGATGTCGGCGAGGTCGGCGGCGGACTCCCGGCGGGTCCAGTGCCAGGCCTTCGTGCGGCGGCGCAGCAGCTTCGCGGCCTCCAGCTGGGGGAGCAGGCCCTCGGTCTCCGGGCCGAACAGCTCCATGTCCTCGTCGGTCAGCGGGAGTTCCGCCGCCGCCGCGCACAGGTGCGGGGCGAGGACGTAGGGGTTGTCGGGGTCGAGGACCGTCGTCTCCACGGGGCGGCCGAAGAGGGCCTCGGGGTGGTGGACGAGGAAGGTGTCCAGGGGGTCGTCGCGGGCGACCAGGACGGCCAGGGCGCCCTGGCCGGAGCGGCCCGCCCGGCCGGCCTGCTGCCACAGGGACGCGCGCGTGCCCGGGTAGCCGGCGATGACGACGGCGTCCAGGCCGGAGACGTCGATGCCCAGTTCCAGGGCCGTCGTCGCGGCGAGGCCCAGCAACTCGCCCGAGTGGAGGGCCTGCTCCAGGGCGCGGCGCTCCTCCGGGAGGTAGCCGCCGCGGTAGGCGGCGACACGCCGGGACAGCGAGCGGTCGACCTCGGCCAGCCGTTCCTGGGCGATGACCGAGATGAGCTCGGCGCCGCGCCGGGAGCGGACGAAGGCGACCGAGCGGACGCCCTGGACCGTCAGGTCGGTCAGGAGGTCGGCGGTCTCGGCGGTGGCCGTGCGGCGGACCGGAGCGCCCTTCTCGCCCTGCATCTCGGTGAGCGGGGGCTCCCAGAGGGCGAAGACCAGCTCGCCGCGCGGGGAGGCGTCGTCGGCGACCTCGACGACCGGCAGGCCGATGAGGCGGCGGGCGGCGACCGCGGGCTCGGCGGCGGTCGCGGAGGCCAGCAGGAAGACCGGGGAGGCGCCGTAGCGGGCGCAGAGGCGGCGCAGCCGGCGCAGGACCTGGGCGACGTGGGAGCCGAAGACGCCGCGGTAGGTGTGGACCTCGTCGATGACGACGTACTTGAGCGCCTTCAGGAAGGAGGACCAGCGGGGGTGGGACGGGAGGATGCCGCGGTGCAGCATGTCGGGGTTGGTCAGCACGTAGTTGGCGTACTGGCGGATCCACTCGCGTTCCTCGAACGGGGTGTCACCGTCGTAGACGGCTGGTCGAACTGAATTGCCCAGCGGTTGTGAAAGTTCCTTCACAGAACGGCACTGATCCGCCGCGAGCGCCTTCGTCGGGGCGAGGTAGAGCGCGGTGGCGCCGCGGCCGTTCGGGGCCTCGGAGCCGTCCAGGAGGGCCGACAGGACGGGCGTGAGGTACGCCAGGGACTTGCCGGAGGCGGTGCCGGTGGCGACGACCACCGACTCGCCGTCCAGGGCGTGCTCCGCGGCGCGTGCCTGGTGGGCCCAGGGGTGTTCGATGCCCGCCGCCTGCACGGCCGCGAGCACCTCCGGGCGAATCCGGTCAGGCCAGACGGCATGGCGGCCCGCGCGCGGGGGCAAGTGCTCCGTATGAGTGATGCGCGAAGCACGGCTCGGCCCCGAGGCGAGCCTGCCCAGCACCGTGCCCGGGTCCACCCGGGATACGGCGTCCGTCGGGGATCGATCGGATCGGTGATTCTTGGCCATCGGCACCGAGTGTGTCACCGGCGTGACGGACAATGGGACCAAGGCGTCGTGCACGCCTGCCGGTAAGTGATTGAATGCCATCGCGGCTGGCGAACCGTCCTGGGGGCTCTGCCGAGTGTCCTAACGGGCGACCGCTCGATAGCAAGGTGCTGGAGGATCCGTGGACCTGTCCCTGTCGACCCGTACCGTCGGCGATCGTACGGTCGTCGAGGTCGGTGGCGAAATCGACGTATATACCGCGCCCAAGCTGCGCGAGCAGCTGGTCGAGCTGGTGAACGACGGGAGTTTCCACCTCGTCGTCGACATGGAGGGCGTGGACTTCCTCGACTCCACCGGGCTCGGCGTGCTGGTCGGCGGCCTGAAGCGGGTGCGTGCCCATGAGGGCTCGCTGCGCCTGGTCTGCAACCAGGAGCGCATTCTGAAGATCTTCCGTATCACCGGTCTCACCAAGGTGTTCCCGATCCACACCTCGGTCGAGGAAGCGGTTGCGGCGACCGACTGAACCAGCGGACCGGGCGCGGTGACCTGAACCGTGCCCGGGACGGCTGTAGTACCTGGGGGGTCCGGACGATCGGCGGTCCGGTCCCCCGACAGCACGCCCGTAGTTCCGAGGGGGATGCATGGCCACCGTTGAACTCCGCTTCAGCGCGCTGCCCGAGCACGTCCGGACCGCCCGCCTGGTGGCGGCGGCGGTGGCGCGCAGGTCCGGAGTCGACGAGGCCGTGCTCGACGAGGTGCGGCTCGCCGTCGGCGAGGCCTGCACCCGTGCCGTCGGACTGCATCAGAACGGCGGCATCACCGCTCCGGTGAAGGTGCTGCTGATCGAGGAGGAGAAGCAGTTCTCCATCGAGGTCGGCGACGAGGCGCCGCGTTCGGCCCCGGGTGACCGGGCGCCCGGCGCGGCGGCCGAGGACCCGGACGTGGAGACCGAGGAGGACGAGATGGGCCTCGCGGTTATCAGCGGCCTCGTCGACGACGTGGAGGTCACCGCGGGGGAGCACGGCGGGTCGATCAAGATGACCTGGCCGACCACCCCGCCGGCCGCAACGCTTCCCTGACCTTCATATATACGAGTACATACGAGCAGAACATCAAAGGGCCCCGCTCCCGCGGGGTCCTTTGTGTTTTCGGAATTCGTGAAATAATTCACGATCAGTCAATGCCTTTGGGGCATTAGCTCTTTCGGGTTCTGTGGCGTGACGTCGATCATTT includes:
- a CDS encoding ATP-binding protein; translated protein: MATVELRFSALPEHVRTARLVAAAVARRSGVDEAVLDEVRLAVGEACTRAVGLHQNGGITAPVKVLLIEEEKQFSIEVGDEAPRSAPGDRAPGAAAEDPDVETEEDEMGLAVISGLVDDVEVTAGEHGGSIKMTWPTTPPAATLP
- the bldG gene encoding anti-sigma factor antagonist BldG; the encoded protein is MDLSLSTRTVGDRTVVEVGGEIDVYTAPKLREQLVELVNDGSFHLVVDMEGVDFLDSTGLGVLVGGLKRVRAHEGSLRLVCNQERILKIFRITGLTKVFPIHTSVEEAVAATD
- a CDS encoding DEAD/DEAH box helicase encodes the protein MAFNHLPAGVHDALVPLSVTPVTHSVPMAKNHRSDRSPTDAVSRVDPGTVLGRLASGPSRASRITHTEHLPPRAGRHAVWPDRIRPEVLAAVQAAGIEHPWAHQARAAEHALDGESVVVATGTASGKSLAYLTPVLSALLDGSEAPNGRGATALYLAPTKALAADQCRSVKELSQPLGNSVRPAVYDGDTPFEEREWIRQYANYVLTNPDMLHRGILPSHPRWSSFLKALKYVVIDEVHTYRGVFGSHVAQVLRRLRRLCARYGASPVFLLASATAAEPAVAARRLIGLPVVEVADDASPRGELVFALWEPPLTEMQGEKGAPVRRTATAETADLLTDLTVQGVRSVAFVRSRRGAELISVIAQERLAEVDRSLSRRVAAYRGGYLPEERRALEQALHSGELLGLAATTALELGIDVSGLDAVVIAGYPGTRASLWQQAGRAGRSGQGALAVLVARDDPLDTFLVHHPEALFGRPVETTVLDPDNPYVLAPHLCAAAAELPLTDEDMELFGPETEGLLPQLEAAKLLRRRTKAWHWTRRESAADLADIRGGGGRPVQIVESGTGRLLGTVDAGAAHTTVHEGAVHLHQGRTYLVRALDLEDSVALVEEANPPYSTVARDTTAIAVLETDVEVPWGQGRLCYGSVEVTNQVVSFLRRRLITGEVLGETKLDLPPRTLRTRAVWWTVTEDQLDEARINPEILGGALHAAEHASIGLLPLFATCDRWDIGGVSIPLHPDTLLPTVFVYDGHPGGAGFAERAFHTARAWLTATREAIASCECDAGCPSCIQSPKCGNGNDPLHKRGAVRLLTVLLRGAPEEEPEETGESAVPVVDPKAARTPGPSAPEPSPEAAVPPGPPGP